From Aspergillus luchuensis IFO 4308 DNA, chromosome 2, nearly complete sequence:
CGTGCCTCCAATCAATGCGAGAGACAAAGACAGAGGCTGGAGCAATTAGTACAATATATACGTGCATAGCTACATATGAATATGGGTCAAGCAGAGGAGAACTCCGACGATATTCATGCATACAACTTTGGTACATCTGCTACAATTGTTGAAGGATATTGAATGAAGGTATGTCAGTAGTATAGTTCAGATCATGTAAACAGACTTCCTCATTCGACCACACTAGGGCTAGCCCCACTTTAGCCCAATGCGGAGCAGCAAAAACGTGACGGTAACTTTTCCAGACTGGAGCCGCTCATGACTTTAGGTGCTGCAACTACTACAATTTGACATCACTGCCACCGTTACTATGGAAGGTGCCGATATTGTTGAGTCGCCGCGCAAGCGGCTCAAGACTGATAACACTCCTATCACCGATGATGCtgcccttccttcctccaacGAGGCAATTGCGCCATCGGACGCCGCCAAACTCtccgcggaggaggcgagAGAACTCGAGGTTGGAATCACCGAGTTTGTCAGTGGCGACAATGAAGGATTCTATGGCATCCTGAAGAAGAGGTAATTACAGTCCAAACTCTGTTAATATACAGGCGCTTACCGACCTCTCCTACTAGATATACCGACTTCCTTGTCAACGAGATCGTACCGTCCGGCGAAGTCCTGCATCTACACAATATCCCCACCCCGGAAGCAGAACAGGAGAAGGCTAAGCCCGCGGAAACTCCCACGCCCAAACCCGCAGAGAACGACCAGCAGGAGAAGCCAGAGGACTCTGCAGAGAAGGATGCTGCGCCAAGCGCAGAGAACACGCCCGAATTCCAGATCCCCGAGGAAGACATGACCCTCCTCGAATCCCTGTTCGGCGAAGAATCCACCAAGAAGATTGTATCGCTGAACAAGCGTGCCGTCCTCAATCCCAAATCGAAGCCGAGCGACCTGCCCAAGATTCCCACTCTTGTTGTCGATGACCGCGACCTGCGCATTAAGATGCACCAGGCCATCCGTCGCATCTTCAAATCGCAACTCGAGTCTCAAACCGATGGCGAAGGAATGATGGTTATTTCTGCTGCGCCAAACCGGAACAACCGCAGTGCGCAGGGTGGACGTAACAATGCACGCCCCCGTGTACCGGTCAATTGGGATGAGCTGGGTGGTCCCTACCTGCACTTCACTCTGTACAAGGAGAACAAGGATACCATGGAAGTCCTCTCGTTCATCTCGCGGCAGCTGAAGATCAACACGAAGAACTTCCAATTCGCCGGAACAAAGGACCGCCGCGGTGTTACTGTTCAGAGAGCCTGTGCGCACCGTTTACATGCTGAGCGCCTCGCTAAGATCAATCCTACGCTCCGCAATGCTGCTCTTGGAGACTTCGAGCATTGCAAACATGGCCTTGATCTGGGAGATCTGAATGGCAACGAATTCGTCATCAGTCTCCGTGAGTGCGATATTCCGGGTGTTGACTTCAGCGACCGCGAGGCTGCCATTGCGAAGGCAAAGGACGTCGTGGGCACCGCACTACGGAATCTCCGCGAGCGTGGCTACTTCAACTACTTCGGTCTGCAACGTTTCGGAACCTTCGCTACACGCACAGACACAGTCGGCGTCAAGATGCTCCAGGGCGACTTCAAGGGCGCCTGCGACGCTATCCTCCAGTACAGCCCTCATGCTCTGGCTGCCGCTCAGGAGGGCGAGAACTCGACTGCCATGGTCAGCTCTGATGACAAGGCCCGCGCAGAAGCAATCCACATCTTCGAAACAACCGGAAACGCCAACAAGGCTCTGGAGAAGCTTCCTCGGAAATTCGCTGCGGAATCCACCGTCATGCGTCAACTTAGCCGTGCCCAGAACGACTACCTTGGTGCTCTCCAAGCCATCCCACGTAATCTGCGATTGATGTATGTCCACGCCTACCAGTCCTTGGTGTGGAACTTTGCCGCCGGTGAGCGCTGGCGCTTGTACGGCGACAAGGTTGTCGAGGGTGATCTCGTACTGGTGCATGAGCACAGCGACAAGGACGATGCCGGAGCAGCTGCCGCTGCGGGCGAGGTTGACGCCGATGGCgaagtcatcatcaccccGCAGGCGGGAGACAGCGCCTACGTCTCTGAGGGAATCACCCGTGCGCGCGCCTTGACGGCCGAGGAGGCAGCCAGCGGCAAGTACAGCATCTTCGATGTCGTTTTGACCCAGCCCGGCTACGATGTTCTCTACCCGGCCAACAAGATGACGGACTTCTACAAACAGTTCATGGGCAGTGCCCAGGGTGGCGGTCTCGATCCCTTCGACATGCGTCGCAAGTGGAGGGAGGTCAGTCTTACCGGTAGCTACCGCAAGCTGCTCAACCGTCCCGGACCCGACTTCTCCTTCGATGTGCACGTGTATagccaggatgatgagcagtTCGTTCAGACTGACTTGGAGAAGCTCCAAGGCAAGAAGACTGAGACTGAAGCCTCTGGTGAAGCGACACCGTCCTCCAATGCGCAGGAGAAGCTTGCCATTGTGCTCAAGTTCCAGCTTGGTTCGAGCCAGTATGCCACCATGGCTTTGAGGGAGCTGTCCAAGGGTAAGGTCAAGGCCTACCAGCCCGATTTTGGCAAGGGTCgatagatgatggatgtatatatagtataagcTATTTTTTGTACATACTCTGGGTATAGATTGACTTGCAACATAAATGAACGCTACGTGATAGGCCCATTTAGTCAATATCTGTTGCAGTAGGTCCAAGTAGTATAATCCACCAGACAGGGTCCAGTCTGCATACTGAGTGATTATGCCCTCATACCTAGAGTAATTCTCTATGGACAGCAAACGTGAATAATGATAGTGAAGAGGAGCAGGGGTAAATATACCCTCAACCAACATAATTAGcattggggaggggaagcagCCAGTGCTTATGCCTCAGGCTGACGTGAGGTGAGATGAGGGCTAGACTTAAGAGATAGCATCATCGAACGGCATATCTATCTTTGtttttatagaaatagttTCCGCTCAGTTTTTGCAAGGTATGCTTCTTTCAGAATGACGGACGATCAAACTGACGAACGACATAACAATGTATCAATGAGCGAGTCCAGCGTCCGCCGACAGTCACTTAAGAGTGTTTAGCTGTGCCACAAGGGCCACATCTACCTAGTCAAACATCCTGGTCAGACTAAGCAGGGTTTGGATGATTGATCCTGCTTCCTTCCTCTATTTCACCCCTATCATGACAAGTTTCCATCTTATAGACCGTTGAAATCTCAGCAATTGAATATAGAATACTTATCCGCTACTTACCCCATGCCCTATCTTTCCCTACTTGACATCATGTCCACCCTGCCCCCCACAACTCATGTAGGAGTCATCCTGAATCCGTCTGTGCGCCGCGTTGCCTGCGACCAGTGTCACGCACAAAAGCTGCGTTGCACCAAGCTGGAAGACTGTACGGTGTGCGTTCGATGCCAGAGTCTGAATCGGCAATGCATCTAGAATCCTCCATCAAGTCGGTACGATATAGCCAGGTACATACTCCGACTGTATTGAGCATAAGACGTGTTTGGGAGGCCATGTGTTTCAAGTCCTCATCGCTATTGGTGGTCACCAGGATATTAGACAGCTTGCAGGGCATTTGATATCGATCCAAGGAGTCGACAAGGGTTGtgagcttcagcttctgctcATTGCGTCCGGCAACCGCCTATCGAAGGGTTGGTGGACCGCGAGTCCACAGGTACTGCACCACCAATGAACCCACGTAGCCGGTGGCACCATATACAATTATATCATATGGGCGGTTCATCTTGACACGAAACATCAGTAacaagatgaaggaggagatttAATATGACCGAAAGTATTCattatatagatactatggtggaggagatggcgcTTCCTCTGGGAAAAACCCGCCGAATGTGCATCTCGAGTACATTTTTGCTGAGGTAGGAGGTTTTATTCTCGAGGAATTGCCATGTGGCGATAATCACGCTATCCATTGCTCTGTGTCTTGAGCTGAATTTAACTAATCTTTGTTCCTGTATATGTGTTGTTCATTCACTTCCATTCGGTGCATTTTGACCTAATCGCCGAACATTACACTAGTATCTATATCATACTATTCTCGTCGACTACTACTATGAAACCGACGCGGACAAATGCTATTCTGAGGATATTTCCTCGAGTCCGTTGTATCAAGCTCTATTGATTCAAGATATTATCCCAATACACGCATAAAGCCCTAGTTACAATACAGGAGCACAGTAAACTAGTTGACTAGGGCTCTTCAGACGTAGAACAGCAGAATCATACATCTAGACTGCTTTGTTCAGGCCCTCTTTTTATCTAGTTAGAACAGGAATAAACAAAGTCTTGATTGTAGTAGCTGGAGAAACGAGATTTATCAAACTTCTATTGAGCGTCGACTTCCAAATATGGGGCAAATCGTTGTTCACATGCGTGATTAATACTTTAGCCAGCCCAAACTGAAACTGATACCCCCCTTACAGATGAAGATTCAGAATTACAAAATAAAGCAGACACCCTGCTTCCAATGGGTAGCGATGTATATAAGCGCCCAACTAGTGATTCAACAAGTCGATGTAACCACGCCACAAAGGTCCGAGCACCGTACATCGATCGAATTGGCCCCCTCATACAACCGCCTATCTAATGATAAAGCCAACCATAGTCACTTTTGCTTCACTGCCACACCcccccaagaaaaaaaactaCAACACCATAGCCTAATACTCATATCCTCCCTTTTCCAACATGGCCAATCAACAGCGAATCGAACTCCTCCAAGCCGAAGTGGACGTGAATGACCAAAGCTCCTTCCGCCTCTTGGTCAACGGCCAATCCATCAAGTATATCACCGTTGAACCCGGTATCTACAGCACAGAGGAGATGTGTTTAGGTCCGTCTCTAGTCTCCATTCTACCCGATTTCCCCCCTGGGGATTGGAACGAAGGCTTGATTTCCCGAGACGCAGACGATAATCAACCGTGCTTTACATCTATCAAATTAACCCAGTTCCCGGGGGTCCAGAACACCTGGCATGAGACTCGTATCGACTACTTGGATCTttcgatggaggggaaatTACGAACGGGAATTTATAAAGTCAAATGTCCACAGTATGATAATGTTGTTGTCGTCGCCAAGTTCGCGCGGTTCCCCTGGGAGATCCAGTACATTGGGAATGAAACTACGGCGTATCAGTGGATATCGGGTCATGATGTCGGGCCTGGGTTCCTTGGTCACGTAACGGAGAGTGGACGCGTGATTGGGTTTCTGATTGAATATATAAGAGATGCACGGCATGCTGGAATTCAGGATGTTAAGAGCTGCAGGGAGGTATTGGGGCGGCTGCATGATCTGGGGGTTTGTCATGGGGATACGAATccatttaattttcttatctGTGATGGGAAAGCTACGTTGATTGACTTTGATACCGCTCGGAAATGTGATGATCGGGGTGTGCTTTTTCaggagatggatgggttggcTGCGTGCTTGGACGATCGATCTAGTAGAGGGGGCGGTGGCTTTCTCTGAATATTGTTGAGTAGGATCAGATGAGTTCAATCCGTAGAGCCTGGCAATCGGTAGTTGGCAGGGTTCTACTCTGTGCTTTGAGCACCATCCCTGTGACGCCTTACCCGATAACGTCGGGACAgttatagtaataataggTATACAGTGTGACATGGCTATGCAAcgatatatatactaatgatACATGACCCATCGATGAGCCAAGCGGACTGCTAACACATCAGTCAGGACCTCCGCTCAACGGGGCTTGGTGTTCAAAGGAAGAGGCGGCGGCGTCGGGGCTGACCCGGCGACAGGCGTTGAACGCATCCCCGCCTtctttggaggaggtggtggcggcggagcCTTTCTTTTACTCAATGCATCCGTGTCAACACTGGATGTCGAACTATTTGCATTCGGGTGAGGCGGCACCGGAGGTGCTTGAGTGCTTGGAGTCTTCTGGTCGTCAAAAAACTTATTGACTCGCTGGGAAATCCCGTACTTTTCGTTCAGCCCATTCAGCTTCTGTTTCCCCGCTTGGATCTTGTCGTTATGTCGCTCCCGAAATTCACTGACAGTAGATGAGCTACTTCTGGGCTCCGGGCTAGATACAGACTGCGCCGTGCTGCCATTCGTATAAGTCCGTGCtggcggcgggggaggggcaggagAGCTCGAGGATGTGGTCCTTAATTGCGAGAAACGGGATTGCAATTCGTTCACCGGTGCTTGACCGACAGAGCCTGCCATTGCTGGAGACGCAGAACCGGGAGAActgctctctcttccccattGACCGGCATTATTTCCTATTCCAAGTGCAGGTACTGACACACCAGCTTGGGAAAGGCGGGAAGCAGCGCCTTGGTTTATGTATTCTTCGGCATGCGAAGGGGTCTGAGAATGGGGAGAGTAAGCTGGGGGTGGGGTAGGCGGGTGCGGGGATGAAGTCGAATTGTTGCGAGAAGGAAGTCGCGGCGGAAGATTGGGTTTAGGTCTGGAACTGGGGGGTGGTATGGGATCTGCTGGAGAACCCATGCGTCTGACTGGGGGCGGCGGAAGGTTGGAGGTGTCCAGACCCGTCCGGTTCGCACGATATGGCAGCGGTGGGGGTGCTGGTTTCtgagcagcctcctcctgcatctgcatttgttgctgctgctcttgcaTTTGAGCATTTTGACGATCTATCTGTTCTTGTGGCAACGGGGCACCTAATCCTCTCCGATCCGGTGTGGTCTCATTCGGCAGAGCGGCAGCGCCATGATATTTGATATGCTTCGGCGGTGGTCCAAAAGATGCTGGGTCCTTGAGTGAAGAAAGAGGTACCGAAACATGCTCTTCACGATCGTTGGTGTtgtccttccccttccccatccatcctgccTAGAATGAGGTAATTTCACATCAGCTAGTGGCCCGATTGGAGCAGGGGATGGAAGACACTAACCACTTGATTTATGCCTTTGAAGTCATTCCTCcaactttccttcttcccatcttTACCCTTAGGGTGCCAGCCCTCTTTCATTACCCCCTTGAGTCCACTCATGATCTGTAAAAGCGGCGTTGGACCAGCAAATAAGTTGTTTCAGTGGAGTACTTAGGTAGTTGCAATGACGCCGATCCGACCGGGACCGGAGAGATAAGAAGAGCGAGGCAGTGCCGTGACACTAGTCCCTTTTTGGCGGGCGGTCCGCACTCCACCCCGCGCCTAACCGGATCCGGCCATCTCCAATTTCCGGGGTCATGTGATGGCCATTCGCTGGATTTACGAACTGCTTCAAGTCATGCATTGCTCCTGCTTACTCTTCTTACATACTTCAACTGCataattaagttattttCGTCCCAAAAAAAACATACCGGCTAGTCATCCGGGGTATGCGATGATCTCATATCATCCTTTGGGGTCTCCTTAGGCCGCAGCATAACTGGCTGTCTGCGACGGTCAAGGATCCTTTGGCCCCCATGTCGGGGCCACGCAACGCTGCTACGTCTCCATTTCTCTTAACGCAACGAAGTAATGCGTCGATCAGACTAGCGGGCCGATGATTGGAGCTAAGTCACTCCCTCTCAGGGCTATCAATTTCGCGGCCCTATTAGCACCATCCCACCTAGCAGCCAAAGAAAATTATTGTTTGGATGCCTGCTAGGCGCCTTGTCTTTGTTGTCTCATAGGGCAGATATATAAACGGTCCCGGTCCACGACAGCGCTAGATGGAACCCCCTCCCAGACTAAACAACCTGTCAATGTCGGCGCCTATCGTAATTAGTTACTCCGTACTAACTGAGCCtcggggaggagaggctTGTCCGTTGTTTCGTCTCTGTTGACTAACGGATGCGAGATGCATGCGTGTCGTCCTTGATGGTGGGCAGCGCTTCGTGCTGTGCCGCCAACTTCACTGCTGATTGGCAGTGAGCGACCCTCCGTCCGAGTCTATACTTGGTACCCTCAGTAGTCCTTCACTAGGAGCTGCTGCGCCATGTCAGCCTTCCTTTGTGTTAGCTTGGGCagttttctttccccatctTTATTTCCCGGGCAGGATCCgtgcttttcttttatttctccCCGTATATTCTCATTATTCACATACGCATAGGCGCGTATAGGCTCTTTGTTTGCTCTGTGACTGGCATGCCTGGGTGTTACCGACGTACATTAGTATAGAAAGCCTCTCAACAAGAGCCTGCAGAATCAGCCTGAGGGCTCCCATGTGGTAGGTCCATGCTCATACGTGAATCTCAGGTGTTCCATTGTTTAATCATTGCTATAGTCGAGTCCGGCATATCCCACCTTGTTCAATAAAAGATCGCCCTTGTGTAGGGCCACTACATTCCTTAAAATTTATCACCACTGTCCACCTTCCTTTGTATCCCGGCACAACGCACATATAAAGCCCCCAGTGTTCTGCACCACCACGTAGGCGGGACAAAACCAGTCGAGAACAGAATTTGAGCATTGGCAAAATGGCCGGCATAGGCGGAGGCTCTAACTACAACCCTGGCGGGGAGTCATATTTCACCACGCAGAACCCATGGGGATCGGAGCACACCACCACAGCAGAGTATTATCCTGGAGAAACCACCAGGACGACCACCCAGCAATGGACTCAGATCACCACTAGTGAGTCAAGCTCACAACCCACCGCTACCACCGCAACTCCAACCCAttcatcctcaacctcctcgagtacctccaccactgccgcTGTCAagagcaccagcagctcCGGCAGTTctagcagcaacaaccaaaccATCGCTATCGCGGTTCCCGTTGCAGTCGTTGGCGCAGCT
This genomic window contains:
- a CDS encoding pseudouridine synthase PUS7 (BUSCO:EOG09261EY9;~COG:S;~EggNog:ENOG410PFCW;~InterPro:IPR001656,IPR020103,IPR042214,IPR011760;~PFAM:PF01142;~go_function: GO:0003723 - RNA binding [Evidence IEA];~go_function: GO:0009982 - pseudouridine synthase activity [Evidence IEA];~go_process: GO:0001522 - pseudouridine synthesis [Evidence IEA];~go_process: GO:0009451 - RNA modification [Evidence IEA]), translated to MEGADIVESPRKRLKTDNTPITDDAALPSSNEAIAPSDAAKLSAEEARELEVGITEFVSGDNEGFYGILKKRYTDFLVNEIVPSGEVLHLHNIPTPEAEQEKAKPAETPTPKPAENDQQEKPEDSAEKDAAPSAENTPEFQIPEEDMTLLESLFGEESTKKIVSLNKRAVLNPKSKPSDLPKIPTLVVDDRDLRIKMHQAIRRIFKSQLESQTDGEGMMVISAAPNRNNRSAQGGRNNARPRVPVNWDELGGPYLHFTLYKENKDTMEVLSFISRQLKINTKNFQFAGTKDRRGVTVQRACAHRLHAERLAKINPTLRNAALGDFEHCKHGLDLGDLNGNEFVISLRECDIPGVDFSDREAAIAKAKDVVGTALRNLRERGYFNYFGLQRFGTFATRTDTVGVKMLQGDFKGACDAILQYSPHALAAAQEGENSTAMVSSDDKARAEAIHIFETTGNANKALEKLPRKFAAESTVMRQLSRAQNDYLGALQAIPRNLRLMYVHAYQSLVWNFAAGERWRLYGDKVVEGDLVLVHEHSDKDDAGAAAAAGEVDADGEVIITPQAGDSAYVSEGITRARALTAEEAASGKYSIFDVVLTQPGYDVLYPANKMTDFYKQFMGSAQGGGLDPFDMRRKWREVSLTGSYRKLLNRPGPDFSFDVHVYSQDDEQFVQTDLEKLQGKKTETEASGEATPSSNAQEKLAIVLKFQLGSSQYATMALRELSKGKVKAYQPDFGKGR
- a CDS encoding uncharacterized protein (COG:S;~EggNog:ENOG410PNHD;~InterPro:IPR011009) — its product is MANQQRIELLQAEVDVNDQSSFRLLVNGQSIKYITVEPGIYSTEEMCLGPSLVSILPDFPPGDWNEGLISRDADDNQPCFTSIKLTQFPGVQNTWHETRIDYLDLSMEGKLRTGIYKVKCPQYDNVVVVAKFARFPWEIQYIGNETTAYQWISGHDVGPGFLGHVTESGRVIGFLIEYIRDARHAGIQDVKSCREVLGRLHDLGVCHGDTNPFNFLICDGKATLIDFDTARKCDDRGVLFQEMDGLAACLDDRSSRGGGGFL
- a CDS encoding uncharacterized protein (COG:S;~EggNog:ENOG410PNQK) — encoded protein: MSGLKGVMKEGWHPKGKDGKKESWRNDFKGINQVAGWMGKGKDNTNDREEHVSVPLSSLKDPASFGPPPKHIKYHGAAALPNETTPDRRGLGAPLPQEQIDRQNAQMQEQQQQMQMQEEAAQKPAPPPLPYRANRTGLDTSNLPPPPVRRMGSPADPIPPPSSRPKPNLPPRLPSRNNSTSSPHPPTPPPAYSPHSQTPSHAEEYINQGAASRLSQAGVSVPALGIGNNAGQWGRESSSPGSASPAMAGSVGQAPVNELQSRFSQLRTTSSSSPAPPPPPARTYTNGSTAQSVSSPEPRSSSSTVSEFRERHNDKIQAGKQKLNGLNEKYGISQRVNKFFDDQKTPSTQAPPVPPHPNANSSTSSVDTDALSKRKAPPPPPPPKKAGMRSTPVAGSAPTPPPLPLNTKPR